From Myxococcus stipitatus, one genomic window encodes:
- a CDS encoding VWA domain-containing protein, with amino-acid sequence MRSVGGRVLAGVAAALVVVFACSDSYLYDPRRDTEVPVDRAIAFEGRFCTVGSNEVVRPIKLVVAMDASQSMRVSDPDGVRATALVDLIEHLPQDPEVFIAVVLFAGSTTAFLTQTPGNPPEDGFVQVSTLDDAARRKLTEQLLTFRNPDNSPNRDSTDFVKPLSDIYSLINTDIARSRLTPGGQNALAQARYSVIFLSDGKPTNNQDAELIEGDAVVRIHQLRDLVEEVTVNTVHVFNPTQPVSTSCDLAGDGGCPLLLINQNADRLSKMAERGGGNFRDFRNNEPINFLDFSFGQVRRSFIVKEVVASNLSAGPGSLLEDADTDGDGLSDAREAEIGTDPNKVDTDGDGFSDGVEVYFRERGVDFDPIQVADPDGGGLDKGCPPMLRAQDTDCDGLLDCDEQFIGTNASLADSDRDGVPDGVEWRGGTQGSSNDLDEDPDNDGLTSREELRLHSDPLEVDTANLSVDGYRYVFEADGPPDEQGRQCYTLRVDNVLLVPTVAAADDAGVVTKGAGYNNVVLSVAMVPADDPTARTLVRSFRVDTVRYPVGGIKSPADGVIRVTPEDFVDGCPGRIDEPTQTP; translated from the coding sequence ATGAGAAGTGTCGGTGGACGAGTCCTGGCGGGCGTGGCCGCCGCGCTGGTGGTGGTGTTCGCATGCTCGGACTCCTATCTGTACGACCCCCGCCGTGACACCGAGGTGCCGGTGGACCGGGCCATCGCGTTCGAGGGGCGCTTCTGCACGGTGGGCTCCAACGAGGTGGTGCGGCCCATCAAGCTGGTGGTCGCCATGGACGCCTCCCAGTCCATGCGCGTGAGCGACCCGGACGGCGTGCGCGCCACCGCGCTGGTGGACCTCATCGAGCACCTGCCCCAGGACCCGGAGGTGTTCATCGCCGTCGTCCTCTTCGCCGGCAGCACCACGGCGTTCCTCACGCAGACGCCGGGAAATCCCCCGGAGGATGGCTTCGTGCAGGTGTCCACGTTGGACGACGCCGCGCGCCGCAAGCTCACCGAGCAGCTCCTGACGTTCCGCAACCCGGACAACTCACCGAACCGGGACTCGACGGACTTCGTCAAGCCGCTGTCGGACATCTACTCGCTCATCAACACGGACATCGCGCGCAGTCGCCTGACGCCCGGTGGCCAGAACGCGCTGGCGCAGGCGCGCTACTCCGTCATCTTCCTGTCGGACGGCAAGCCCACCAACAACCAGGACGCGGAGCTCATCGAGGGTGACGCGGTGGTGCGCATCCACCAGCTGCGGGACCTGGTGGAGGAGGTGACGGTCAACACCGTCCACGTCTTCAACCCCACCCAGCCCGTCTCCACCAGCTGCGACCTGGCCGGCGACGGCGGCTGCCCGCTGCTGCTCATCAACCAGAACGCGGACCGCCTGTCGAAGATGGCGGAGCGGGGCGGTGGCAACTTCCGCGACTTCCGCAACAACGAGCCCATCAACTTCCTCGACTTCTCCTTCGGCCAGGTGCGCCGCTCCTTCATCGTGAAGGAGGTGGTCGCCTCCAACCTCTCCGCCGGGCCCGGCAGCCTCCTCGAGGATGCGGACACGGACGGAGACGGCCTGTCCGACGCGCGCGAGGCGGAGATCGGCACCGACCCGAACAAGGTCGACACCGACGGCGACGGCTTCAGCGACGGCGTGGAGGTGTACTTCCGGGAGCGCGGCGTGGACTTCGACCCCATCCAGGTCGCCGACCCGGACGGTGGCGGGCTGGACAAGGGCTGTCCGCCGATGCTGCGCGCGCAGGACACGGACTGCGATGGCCTGCTGGACTGCGACGAGCAGTTCATCGGCACCAACGCGTCGCTGGCGGACAGCGACCGGGACGGGGTGCCGGACGGCGTCGAGTGGCGCGGCGGCACGCAGGGCTCCAGCAACGACCTGGACGAGGACCCGGACAACGATGGCCTGACGAGCCGCGAGGAGCTGCGGCTGCACTCGGACCCGCTGGAGGTGGACACCGCGAACCTGTCGGTGGACGGCTACCGGTACGTCTTCGAGGCGGACGGGCCTCCGGACGAGCAGGGCCGCCAGTGCTACACGCTGCGCGTGGACAACGTGCTGCTGGTGCCCACCGTGGCCGCCGCGGACGACGCGGGCGTCGTCACGAAGGGCGCCGGCTACAACAACGTGGTGCTGTCCGTGGCCATGGTGCCCGCGGACGACCCGACCGCCCGCACGCTCGTGCGCAGCTTCCGGGTGGACACCGTGCGCTACCCCGTGGGTGGCATCAAGTCCCCCGCCGACGGCGTCATCCGCGTGACGCCCGAGGACTTCGTCGACGGCTGCCCCGGCCGTATCGATGAACCGACCCAGACGCCGTGA
- a CDS encoding GMC family oxidoreductase, producing MSLPEVDVCIIGSGAGGAPMALELGRAGFKVVVLEKGPHYRPQDFIHDEILNSRRNFFMPMPWEEPHLFRHGARERYEKSSAAWTANCVGGGTVHMSGFFYRLKPVDFRLRSTLGAVPGSTVEDWPISYEELAPFYDKAEVELGVSGHAVPHPFAEPRAGPYPLPPLDVHPVAGEIDKACAAMGWHALPTARGIISRPYKGRAPCAYCALCGSYGCEMGAKSGTNASLIPAAIATGNVSVRPGCMARSVEVDRRGRARGVVYVGPDGVTQEQPAKVVIVSCTAVESARLLLNSTSSRFPRGLANGSGLVGRNLTFSSFGEAQATFRLSRQAQQRPWLKDPAPFVNRSIQDFYLMPDARFGFRKGGTLGFMWTHPNPIHAATGLAGSGASAVFGKELKDRMRAYRDSRILQFEVYAEFLPTPGTYVTVEPGVKDRYGIPVAAITVERHPQDLVATRFLVDRGEEVLLRLEPDEVKRTNTTGETTILQHGTCRFGDDASASVLDKYCRAHEVPNLYVVDGSFMPTGGSVPSTLTIAANSFRVADHLVRSLRSGARAGG from the coding sequence GTGAGCCTCCCCGAGGTCGACGTCTGCATCATCGGCAGCGGCGCGGGCGGCGCGCCCATGGCGCTGGAGCTGGGGCGCGCGGGCTTCAAGGTCGTCGTGCTGGAGAAGGGCCCGCACTACCGGCCCCAGGACTTCATCCACGATGAAATCCTCAACAGCCGGCGCAACTTCTTCATGCCGATGCCCTGGGAGGAGCCGCACCTGTTCCGGCACGGGGCGCGCGAGCGCTACGAGAAGAGCTCCGCGGCGTGGACGGCCAACTGCGTGGGCGGTGGCACCGTCCACATGAGCGGCTTCTTCTACCGGCTCAAGCCAGTGGACTTCCGGCTGCGGAGCACGCTGGGCGCGGTGCCCGGCAGCACGGTGGAGGACTGGCCCATCTCCTACGAGGAGCTGGCGCCCTTCTACGACAAGGCGGAGGTGGAGCTGGGCGTGTCGGGCCACGCGGTGCCCCACCCGTTCGCCGAGCCCCGCGCGGGCCCGTATCCGCTGCCACCGCTGGACGTACACCCGGTGGCGGGCGAAATCGACAAGGCGTGCGCGGCCATGGGCTGGCACGCCCTGCCCACCGCGCGCGGCATCATCAGCCGGCCCTACAAGGGACGCGCGCCGTGCGCGTACTGCGCGCTGTGCGGCAGCTATGGCTGTGAGATGGGGGCCAAGAGCGGGACGAACGCCAGCCTCATCCCCGCCGCCATCGCCACCGGCAACGTGAGCGTGCGTCCCGGATGCATGGCGCGCTCCGTGGAAGTGGACCGCCGGGGCCGCGCTCGCGGCGTCGTCTACGTGGGCCCGGATGGGGTCACCCAGGAGCAGCCCGCAAAGGTCGTCATCGTGTCGTGCACGGCGGTGGAGAGCGCGCGGCTGCTGCTCAACTCCACCTCCAGCCGCTTCCCCCGGGGGCTGGCCAACGGCAGCGGGCTGGTGGGAAGGAACCTCACGTTCAGCTCGTTCGGAGAGGCGCAGGCGACGTTCCGGCTGTCGCGTCAGGCACAGCAGCGCCCGTGGCTGAAGGACCCCGCGCCCTTCGTCAACCGCAGCATCCAGGACTTCTACCTGATGCCGGATGCCCGCTTCGGCTTCCGAAAGGGCGGCACGCTGGGCTTCATGTGGACGCATCCCAATCCCATCCACGCCGCCACGGGGCTGGCGGGCAGCGGAGCGTCCGCCGTCTTCGGCAAGGAATTGAAGGACCGGATGCGGGCCTATCGCGATTCGCGCATCCTCCAGTTCGAGGTGTACGCGGAGTTCCTCCCCACCCCGGGCACCTACGTCACCGTGGAGCCGGGCGTGAAGGACCGCTACGGCATCCCCGTGGCGGCCATCACCGTGGAGCGCCACCCACAGGACCTCGTCGCCACGCGCTTCCTCGTCGACCGGGGCGAGGAGGTGCTGCTGCGGCTGGAGCCCGACGAGGTGAAGCGCACCAACACCACGGGCGAGACCACCATCCTCCAGCACGGCACCTGCCGCTTCGGCGACGACGCCTCCGCGTCCGTGCTCGACAAGTACTGCCGCGCGCACGAGGTGCCCAACCTCTATGTCGTGGACGGCAGCTTCATGCCCACGGGCGGAAGCGTGCCCTCCACGCTCACCATCGCCGCCAACAGCTTCCGCGTGGCGGACCACCTGGTGCGCTCGCTGCGCTCGGGCGCCCGCGCCGGAGGCTAG